In one window of Danaus plexippus chromosome 7, MEX_DaPlex, whole genome shotgun sequence DNA:
- the LOC116770753 gene encoding acid phosphatase type 7 isoform X3 → MKLLIFVVVITLSKANKTPRVSPGYDCDYCQPEQIHISFGSKTNDIVVTWTTFNDTQESRVQYGVGVMDQEAVGSSTVFTDGGRRKRTMWIHRVLLKDLNFNTRYVYHAGSVYGWSEQLSFKTPPQGEDWVVRAAVYGDMGSKNAHSLSYLQDEAERGHFDLILHVGDFAYDMDTDDALVGDEFMRQIQPLAAGLPYMTCPGNHESKYNFSNYRNRFSMPGDSESMFYSFDLGPVHFVSISTEFYYFLNYGFKMVANQFYWLEEDLRKANEPENRSLRPWVVMLGHRPMYCSDRRLVCYDRWLPNRVGLPFLGCGLEPLLKEYHVDLVVWAHEHSYERSWPLYDGRVYNGTEGAYVNPRAPVHVVTGSAGCQEDTDKFQRVPPEWSAFRSSDYGYTRLAADRTAIHIQQVDVDLRGQVIDSFTIVKDRHVPFDV, encoded by the exons atgaaattgttaatttttgttgttgttataACTTTATCGAAAGCCAATAAAACTCCCCGCGTTAGTCCCGGATACGATTGTGATTATTGCCAACCAGAACAGATTCATATTTCCTTTGGAT CCAAAACCAACGACATAGTGGTAACATGGACAACATTCAATGACACTCAAGAGTCACGAGTACAGTATGGGGTGGGGGTCATGGACCAGGAGGCCGTGGGCTCCAGCACCGTGTTCACTGACGGAGGAAGGAGGAAGAGGACCATGTGGATACATCGCGTCCTGTTGAAAGACCTCAACTTTAATACTAGATATG TATATCACGCGGGGTCGGTGTACGGTTGGTCGGAGCAGTTGTCGTTCAAGACTCCGCCCCAGGGCGAAGACTGGGTGGTGAGGGCCGCCGTCTACGGAGACATGGGCAGCAAGAACGCGCAT TCGCTGTCGTACCTCCAGGACGAGGCCGAGCGCGGCCACTTCGATCTGATCCTGCACGTGGGAGACTTCGCCTACGACATGGACACAGACGACGCGCTCGTGGGAGACGAGTTCATGAGGCAGATACAACCGCTGGCGGCCGGCCTGCCCTACATGACCTGTCCGGGGAACCACGAGTCCAAGTA CAACTTCAGTAACTACCGCAACAGATTCTCGATGCCGGGCGACTCTGAGAGTATGTTCTACTCCTTCGACCTGGGCCCGGTCCACTTCGTGTCCATCTCCACGGAGTTCTACTACTTCCTCAACTACGGCTTCAAGATGGTCGCCAACCAGTTCTACTGGCTCGAGGAAGATCTCAGGAAGGCCAACGAACCGGAAAATAG ATCCCTTCGGCCGTGGGTCGTGATGCTCGGTCACCGGCCCATGTACTGCAGCGACAGGAGACTGGTCTGCTACGACCGCTGGCTCCCCAACCGCGTAGGGCTGCCCTTCCTAGGTTGTG GTCTGGAGCCCCTGCTGAAGGAGTACCACGTGGACCTGGTGGTGTGGGCCCACGAGCACAGCTACGAGCGGTCGTGGCCGCTGTATGACGGACGAGTCTACAACGGGACGGAAGGAGCGTACGTCAACCCGCG GGCCCCGGTCCACGTGGTGACAGGTTCCGCCGGATGTCAGGAGGACACTGATAAATTCCAAC GAGTCCCCCCGGAGTGGTCCGCCTTCAGGTCCAGCGACTACGGCTACACCAGACTGGCGGCCGACCGCACCGCCATACACATACAGCAG GTGGACGTGGACCTGAGGGGCCAGGTCATAGACTCCTTCACCATCGTGAAGGACCGACACGTGCCCTTTGATGTGTGA
- the LOC116770753 gene encoding acid phosphatase type 7 isoform X1: MKLLIFVVVITLSKANKTPRVSPGYDCDYCQPEQIHISFGSKTNDIVVTWTTFNDTQESRVQYGVGVMDQEAVGSSTVFTDGGRRKRTMWIHRVLLKDLNFNTRYVYHAGSVYGWSEQLSFKTPPQGEDWVVRAAVYGDMGSKNAHSLSYLQDEAERGHFDLILHVGDFAYDMDTDDALVGDEFMRQIQPLAAGLPYMTCPGNHESKYNFSNYRNRFSMPGDSESMFYSFDLGPVHFVSISTEFYYFLNYGFKMVANQFYWLEEDLRKANEPENRRARPWLVMFGHRPMYCSNSDDVDCSVEYTRKGLPFLGLYSLEPLLKEYHVDLVVWAHEHSYERSWPLYDGRVYNGTEGAYVNPRAPVHVVTGSAGCQEDTDKFQRVPPEWSAFRSSDYGYTRLAADRTAIHIQQVDVDLRGQVIDSFTIVKDRHVPFDV; encoded by the exons atgaaattgttaatttttgttgttgttataACTTTATCGAAAGCCAATAAAACTCCCCGCGTTAGTCCCGGATACGATTGTGATTATTGCCAACCAGAACAGATTCATATTTCCTTTGGAT CCAAAACCAACGACATAGTGGTAACATGGACAACATTCAATGACACTCAAGAGTCACGAGTACAGTATGGGGTGGGGGTCATGGACCAGGAGGCCGTGGGCTCCAGCACCGTGTTCACTGACGGAGGAAGGAGGAAGAGGACCATGTGGATACATCGCGTCCTGTTGAAAGACCTCAACTTTAATACTAGATATG TATATCACGCGGGGTCGGTGTACGGTTGGTCGGAGCAGTTGTCGTTCAAGACTCCGCCCCAGGGCGAAGACTGGGTGGTGAGGGCCGCCGTCTACGGAGACATGGGCAGCAAGAACGCGCAT TCGCTGTCGTACCTCCAGGACGAGGCCGAGCGCGGCCACTTCGATCTGATCCTGCACGTGGGAGACTTCGCCTACGACATGGACACAGACGACGCGCTCGTGGGAGACGAGTTCATGAGGCAGATACAACCGCTGGCGGCCGGCCTGCCCTACATGACCTGTCCGGGGAACCACGAGTCCAAGTA CAACTTCAGTAACTACCGCAACAGATTCTCGATGCCGGGCGACTCTGAGAGTATGTTCTACTCCTTCGACCTGGGCCCGGTCCACTTCGTGTCCATCTCCACGGAGTTCTACTACTTCCTCAACTACGGCTTCAAGATGGTCGCCAACCAGTTCTACTGGCTCGAGGAAGATCTCAGGAAGGCCAACGAACCGGAAAATAG GCGGGCCCGGCCTTGGCTCGTGATGTTCGGTCACCGGCCCATGTACTGCAGCAACTCGGACGACGTGGACTGCAGCGTGGAGTACACACGCAAGGGCCTGCCCTTCCTGGGCCTGTACA GTCTGGAGCCCCTGCTGAAGGAGTACCACGTGGACCTGGTGGTGTGGGCCCACGAGCACAGCTACGAGCGGTCGTGGCCGCTGTATGACGGACGAGTCTACAACGGGACGGAAGGAGCGTACGTCAACCCGCG GGCCCCGGTCCACGTGGTGACAGGTTCCGCCGGATGTCAGGAGGACACTGATAAATTCCAAC GAGTCCCCCCGGAGTGGTCCGCCTTCAGGTCCAGCGACTACGGCTACACCAGACTGGCGGCCGACCGCACCGCCATACACATACAGCAG GTGGACGTGGACCTGAGGGGCCAGGTCATAGACTCCTTCACCATCGTGAAGGACCGACACGTGCCCTTTGATGTGTGA
- the LOC116770753 gene encoding acid phosphatase type 7 isoform X2 yields the protein MKLLIFVVVITLSKANKTPRVSPGYDCDYCQPEQIHISFGSKTNDIVVTWTTFNDTQESRVQYGVGVMDQEAVGSSTVFTDGGRRKRTMWIHRVLLKDLNFNTRYVYHAGSVYGWSEQLSFKTPPQGEDWVVRAAVYGDMGSKNAHSLSYLQDEAERGHFDLILHVGDFAYDMDTDDALVGDEFMRQIQPLAAGLPYMTCPGNHESKYNFSNYRNRFSMPGDSESMFYSFDLGPVHFVSISTEFYYFLNYGFKMVANQFYWLEEDLRKANEPENRRARPWLVMFGHRPMYCSNSDDVDCSVEYTRKGLPFLGLYSLEPLLKEYHVDLVVWAHEHSYERSWPLYDGRVYNGTEGAYVNPRAPTHLVTGSAGCQEGRDHFKHDPAPWSAFRSQDYGYTRLKVYNKTHVHIEQVSVDLNGQVIDAFWLIKTNNTTFL from the exons atgaaattgttaatttttgttgttgttataACTTTATCGAAAGCCAATAAAACTCCCCGCGTTAGTCCCGGATACGATTGTGATTATTGCCAACCAGAACAGATTCATATTTCCTTTGGAT CCAAAACCAACGACATAGTGGTAACATGGACAACATTCAATGACACTCAAGAGTCACGAGTACAGTATGGGGTGGGGGTCATGGACCAGGAGGCCGTGGGCTCCAGCACCGTGTTCACTGACGGAGGAAGGAGGAAGAGGACCATGTGGATACATCGCGTCCTGTTGAAAGACCTCAACTTTAATACTAGATATG TATATCACGCGGGGTCGGTGTACGGTTGGTCGGAGCAGTTGTCGTTCAAGACTCCGCCCCAGGGCGAAGACTGGGTGGTGAGGGCCGCCGTCTACGGAGACATGGGCAGCAAGAACGCGCAT TCGCTGTCGTACCTCCAGGACGAGGCCGAGCGCGGCCACTTCGATCTGATCCTGCACGTGGGAGACTTCGCCTACGACATGGACACAGACGACGCGCTCGTGGGAGACGAGTTCATGAGGCAGATACAACCGCTGGCGGCCGGCCTGCCCTACATGACCTGTCCGGGGAACCACGAGTCCAAGTA CAACTTCAGTAACTACCGCAACAGATTCTCGATGCCGGGCGACTCTGAGAGTATGTTCTACTCCTTCGACCTGGGCCCGGTCCACTTCGTGTCCATCTCCACGGAGTTCTACTACTTCCTCAACTACGGCTTCAAGATGGTCGCCAACCAGTTCTACTGGCTCGAGGAAGATCTCAGGAAGGCCAACGAACCGGAAAATAG GCGGGCCCGGCCTTGGCTCGTGATGTTCGGTCACCGGCCCATGTACTGCAGCAACTCGGACGACGTGGACTGCAGCGTGGAGTACACACGCAAGGGCCTGCCCTTCCTGGGCCTGTACA GTCTGGAGCCCCTGCTGAAGGAGTACCACGTGGACCTGGTGGTGTGGGCCCACGAGCACAGCTACGAGCGGTCGTGGCCGCTGTATGACGGACGAGTCTACAACGGGACGGAAGGAGCGTACGTCAACCCGCG CGCGCCCACACACCTGGTGACCGGCTCCGCGGGCTGCCAGGAGGGAAGAGATCACTTCAAAC ACGATCCGGCCCCGTGGTCCGCGTTCCGCTCGCAGGACTACGGCTACACGAGACTCAAAGTTTACAACAAGACGCATGTTCATATCGAACAG GTATCCGTGGATTTGAATGGACAAGTAATAGACGCCTTCTGGTTAATAAAGACAAACAACACAacgtttttatga
- the LOC116770755 gene encoding uncharacterized protein LOC116770755 isoform X2 encodes MQYYVSFIVGIKVHAFGSIVTGLGIKVSDLDCYVELPSWLSPPEKSFVFKAKNIFKQEPWKFQQLLAISYAKVPILKFYHTPTQCNCDLSFSNPTGIQNSKLISYFLNLDVRVLKLAVLIKYWSKIHDLTGTNLMPSYCLTLMLIFYLQQIGLVPPVITLQQNSTELLINNWNLAFNELEHQISTDQTLFQLLEGFFKFYHTFKFDKYVISLYLGCAIERELFVDVKTVPLEFSFYHRNISQNLCQQLRLDTAMCVQDPFEQSRNCAVRVHPKLFQHVMNKFRNAVSDFDNNHEKAVLKKLLFRTIDNPPPVSRDGHRVRLKGVQKRFNNNKNKFQLNQRNKQNVQHLKSQLQKKQQTQT; translated from the exons ATG CAATATTATGTATCATTTATTGTAGGAATCAAAGTTCATGCATTCGGATCAATTGTAACAGGATTGGGAATTAAAGTGAGTGATTTAGACTGTTATGTGGAGCTTCCGAGTTGGCTCAGTCCTCCAGAAAAATCGTTCGTATTCAAagctaagaatatatttaaacaagaaCCCTGGAAATTTCAACAGCTGCTTGCAATATCCTATGCAAAAGTACCCATTCTCAAATTTTACCATACCCCCACTCAGTGCAACTGCGATCTTAGTTTTAGTAATCCTACAGGAATTCAAAACAGCaaattaataagttactttttaaatttagatgtAAGAGTTTTGAAACTAGCAGTTCTCATCAAATATTGGTCCAAGATACATGATTTAACAGGCACCAATCTGATGCCTAGCTACTGCTTGACTTTgatgcttatattttatttgcaacagATAGGTCTTGTGCCGCCTGTTATAACACTACAGCAAAACTCTACCGAGCTCCTGATAAATAATTGGAATCTTGCATTTAATGAATTAGAACATCAAATCTCCACTGACCAAACATTATTCCAGTTATTGGAGgggttttttaagttttaccacacttttaaatttgacaaatatgtaatttctttatatttaggtTGTGCTATTGAAAGGGAATTATTTGTCGATGTGAAAACAGTCCCATTAGAATTTTCCTTTTATCATAGAAATATATCTCAGAATCTCTGTCAGCAGCTCAGACTGGACACGGCCATGTGTGTTCAGGATCCCTTCGAGCAAAGCAGGAACTGTGCTGTACGCGTACATCCTAAACTGTTCCAACatgttatgaataaatttagaaatgcCGTTTCAGATTTTGATAACAATCATGAGAAAGCTGTCctgaaaaaattgttatttagaaCAATTGATAACCCTCCTCCCGTCAGTAGAGACGGTCACAGAGTGCGTCTCAAGGGGGTGCAGAAGagattcaataataataaaaataaatttcaactcaatcagagaaataaacaaaatgtacaaCATCTTAAAAGTCAGCTCCAGAAGAAACAACAGACTCAAACATAA
- the LOC116770755 gene encoding uncharacterized protein LOC116770755 isoform X1 encodes MEAQDILDTSKLTFEGDFEQQVEEILLHVRLTKEEVLRLQTLFDDVYNALNKVWDGIKVHAFGSIVTGLGIKVSDLDCYVELPSWLSPPEKSFVFKAKNIFKQEPWKFQQLLAISYAKVPILKFYHTPTQCNCDLSFSNPTGIQNSKLISYFLNLDVRVLKLAVLIKYWSKIHDLTGTNLMPSYCLTLMLIFYLQQIGLVPPVITLQQNSTELLINNWNLAFNELEHQISTDQTLFQLLEGFFKFYHTFKFDKYVISLYLGCAIERELFVDVKTVPLEFSFYHRNISQNLCQQLRLDTAMCVQDPFEQSRNCAVRVHPKLFQHVMNKFRNAVSDFDNNHEKAVLKKLLFRTIDNPPPVSRDGHRVRLKGVQKRFNNNKNKFQLNQRNKQNVQHLKSQLQKKQQTQT; translated from the exons ATTGCAAACGTTATTTGACGATGTCTACAATGCTCTGAACAAAGTTTGGGATG GAATCAAAGTTCATGCATTCGGATCAATTGTAACAGGATTGGGAATTAAAGTGAGTGATTTAGACTGTTATGTGGAGCTTCCGAGTTGGCTCAGTCCTCCAGAAAAATCGTTCGTATTCAAagctaagaatatatttaaacaagaaCCCTGGAAATTTCAACAGCTGCTTGCAATATCCTATGCAAAAGTACCCATTCTCAAATTTTACCATACCCCCACTCAGTGCAACTGCGATCTTAGTTTTAGTAATCCTACAGGAATTCAAAACAGCaaattaataagttactttttaaatttagatgtAAGAGTTTTGAAACTAGCAGTTCTCATCAAATATTGGTCCAAGATACATGATTTAACAGGCACCAATCTGATGCCTAGCTACTGCTTGACTTTgatgcttatattttatttgcaacagATAGGTCTTGTGCCGCCTGTTATAACACTACAGCAAAACTCTACCGAGCTCCTGATAAATAATTGGAATCTTGCATTTAATGAATTAGAACATCAAATCTCCACTGACCAAACATTATTCCAGTTATTGGAGgggttttttaagttttaccacacttttaaatttgacaaatatgtaatttctttatatttaggtTGTGCTATTGAAAGGGAATTATTTGTCGATGTGAAAACAGTCCCATTAGAATTTTCCTTTTATCATAGAAATATATCTCAGAATCTCTGTCAGCAGCTCAGACTGGACACGGCCATGTGTGTTCAGGATCCCTTCGAGCAAAGCAGGAACTGTGCTGTACGCGTACATCCTAAACTGTTCCAACatgttatgaataaatttagaaatgcCGTTTCAGATTTTGATAACAATCATGAGAAAGCTGTCctgaaaaaattgttatttagaaCAATTGATAACCCTCCTCCCGTCAGTAGAGACGGTCACAGAGTGCGTCTCAAGGGGGTGCAGAAGagattcaataataataaaaataaatttcaactcaatcagagaaataaacaaaatgtacaaCATCTTAAAAGTCAGCTCCAGAAGAAACAACAGACTCAAACATAA